From a single Fulvivirga ulvae genomic region:
- a CDS encoding LytR/AlgR family response regulator transcription factor, giving the protein MKILIVDDEWGVREALRNMLKAHFSGKLEIEEADNIYKAIEATKIFKPEIILLDIELKDGTGFDFLQQAPPVGFAVIFITAYSEYAIKAFKFNAIDYLLKPVDPIELQQAVEQALKSKPEHQRAQIDALVSHLRKPSKANKYIVLKTAETIYFQDVSEVIRCESSGNYTTFYLQATQMVSKIVVSKPLKEYEELLTPFGFFRIHQSHLINLACMRLFDKREGGYVIMRNGEKIPVSSRRRESLIGILDAL; this is encoded by the coding sequence ATGAAGATATTAATAGTAGATGATGAGTGGGGAGTAAGAGAAGCCCTCCGAAATATGTTGAAAGCTCATTTTTCCGGAAAGCTGGAAATAGAAGAAGCAGACAATATCTATAAAGCCATTGAGGCTACGAAAATTTTTAAACCGGAAATTATATTACTGGATATAGAGCTAAAAGATGGAACGGGGTTTGATTTTTTACAGCAGGCGCCTCCTGTCGGTTTTGCTGTAATCTTTATAACGGCATACAGTGAATATGCTATAAAGGCATTCAAATTTAACGCTATAGATTATCTGCTGAAGCCGGTAGATCCCATTGAATTGCAACAAGCTGTGGAACAGGCTCTAAAAAGCAAGCCTGAGCATCAACGTGCCCAGATCGATGCCTTGGTTTCTCATTTAAGAAAACCCTCGAAAGCCAATAAATATATAGTGTTGAAAACTGCTGAGACCATCTATTTTCAGGATGTATCTGAAGTAATTCGGTGTGAATCCAGTGGAAACTATACAACCTTTTATTTACAAGCCACGCAAATGGTTAGTAAAATTGTAGTTTCAAAGCCTTTAAAGGAGTATGAAGAATTATTGACACCCTTTGGATTCTTTAGAATACATCAATCGCATCTCATAAATCTTGCATGCATGCGATTGTTTGACAAACGTGAAGGGGGCTACGTTATCATGCGTAATGGAGAGAAAATTCCCGTTTCGTCCAGAAGAAGAGAATCTTTGATTGGCATACTGGACGCACTGTAA
- a CDS encoding GIY-YIG nuclease family protein, which yields MYYVYIIESQIDKSWYYGYSQNVEKRLGYHNNGESRYTKRKTPW from the coding sequence ATGTATTATGTATATATAATTGAATCGCAAATTGACAAGAGCTGGTACTATGGCTACAGTCAGAATGTTGAGAAAAGATTGGGGTATCATAATAATGGAGAAAGTCGTTACACTAAGCGTAAAACGCCATGGTAA
- a CDS encoding CHAT domain-containing protein — MTGFSGPVAAKQPFQQRIEALIKQDSLDAFIYTYLDEFLKDPVYERLYLFDEASNKQWREPRSAHEYLASTIFLCNKGYYNLRFSQVDEAVSAYESAWSYDQQFDFSDFDIIEYCLKPLGNAYSMLGDYASAENTIKSYLLEAQKRGLKDQQTSALINLSIVYHDTGKNKEAIEVLNTAQENNSGRSGLIYSNLAKNYLTLGEYNIAQRYAMKAAEVIEAETPNQAGYLGNIYNILSSIRLKARDTVEALNFLRKSRSLMEADPMVKSREYAKVIVQEASVLYAMGNSEASIKIYRQALRQLIPLLGEGQLLPSEDMLYAENTLKEVFDGMAAAFVSLDSLDQAINCYKKSFTVEERLKETYTYDDSKYLQQGENRWRAEQVLDLCYRLFSLSKDSRYVQEAFIVAERTKSVALRDRLYNRKALEKFAGDSVLIRRQRLARGKAQVEAALAQEQLKGRKADLRTIEHLMDRKNRLAMSLKGLDKGMSRLTRESHRDIDLDSLQQKIKDDKLTLVEYFFGAEALYTFALNGSSITMYKNKQIKQVKKIVGQYTALFTDEVKINAAPDVFAELSQTLFGILFPARVNNTLLIVPDGLLNFVPFEALLTAKPPSADYSQWPWLINSNPVFYQYSGTLYLHDFGQDRFADDKVLGFFPRFADSERFLKYSKNELEGIRKHFDGNFLSDEKATKQAFFNHASDYSIIHLSTHAKPGGLYEPPSVAFVDSALHLPEVLGLNLHTQLLVLGACETGIGKLYKGEGPLSLASGFSHAGVKNIVLSLWEVNDLSTSWLMTDFYKSYEEQPKAHMALHQAKLAYLQNDEIAMDKKSPYYWASFVYYGQSEAKDAVRASGYGMHMIFVAVALIVMVLYLYYRRR, encoded by the coding sequence TTGACTGGTTTTTCTGGGCCGGTTGCTGCTAAGCAACCCTTTCAGCAGAGGATAGAAGCACTTATAAAGCAGGATAGCCTCGATGCATTCATTTATACTTACCTGGATGAGTTCTTAAAAGACCCGGTTTATGAACGGCTTTATTTGTTTGATGAGGCAAGTAATAAGCAGTGGCGTGAACCAAGAAGTGCTCATGAGTACCTTGCCAGCACCATATTCCTGTGCAACAAAGGATACTACAACCTGCGATTCAGCCAGGTGGATGAGGCGGTGAGTGCTTATGAAAGTGCCTGGAGCTATGATCAGCAGTTTGATTTTAGTGACTTCGACATCATAGAATACTGTCTGAAACCATTGGGTAACGCCTACAGCATGTTAGGGGACTATGCCAGCGCGGAGAACACCATCAAGAGTTATCTGTTGGAGGCTCAGAAGAGGGGCTTAAAAGACCAGCAAACATCGGCTTTGATCAATCTGTCCATTGTTTATCATGATACCGGCAAAAATAAGGAGGCCATAGAAGTACTGAATACCGCTCAGGAAAACAACTCCGGAAGATCGGGCCTGATCTATTCCAACCTGGCCAAAAACTACCTGACTTTAGGTGAATACAATATAGCGCAGCGGTATGCCATGAAAGCAGCGGAGGTTATTGAAGCAGAAACTCCGAACCAGGCCGGGTATCTGGGCAATATTTATAACATACTTTCATCGATCCGGCTCAAAGCGCGGGATACCGTGGAGGCGCTGAATTTTTTACGTAAATCCCGGAGCCTGATGGAAGCGGATCCGATGGTTAAGTCGCGGGAATATGCCAAGGTGATTGTTCAGGAAGCTAGCGTGCTCTATGCGATGGGCAATAGTGAAGCTTCAATAAAAATTTACCGTCAGGCTCTTCGGCAGCTCATTCCGCTATTAGGGGAGGGGCAGTTGCTGCCCTCGGAAGATATGCTGTACGCGGAAAATACTTTGAAAGAAGTGTTTGATGGCATGGCCGCGGCATTCGTGAGCCTCGATTCCCTGGACCAGGCGATCAACTGCTATAAAAAAAGTTTTACCGTAGAGGAGAGGCTGAAAGAAACGTACACCTATGACGACTCTAAATATTTGCAGCAAGGGGAGAACAGGTGGCGTGCTGAGCAGGTGCTTGACCTTTGTTACAGGCTGTTTTCCTTGAGCAAAGACAGTCGTTATGTGCAAGAAGCGTTCATAGTGGCAGAAAGGACGAAGTCGGTAGCACTCAGGGACAGGTTGTATAACCGCAAGGCATTGGAAAAGTTTGCGGGAGATTCTGTGCTGATCCGCCGGCAAAGGCTGGCGCGAGGCAAGGCGCAGGTGGAAGCCGCCCTGGCGCAGGAGCAACTTAAGGGGCGAAAAGCAGATCTTCGTACCATTGAGCACCTGATGGATAGAAAAAACAGGCTTGCCATGAGCCTGAAAGGTCTTGATAAGGGTATGTCCCGGCTTACCCGAGAGAGCCACCGGGACATAGACCTGGATAGCCTTCAACAAAAGATAAAGGATGATAAGCTTACTTTGGTAGAGTACTTTTTTGGAGCAGAGGCTTTATATACGTTCGCGCTCAATGGTTCTTCCATTACCATGTATAAAAATAAGCAGATAAAACAGGTAAAGAAGATAGTAGGACAATACACTGCGCTCTTTACCGATGAAGTGAAAATTAATGCTGCCCCGGATGTTTTCGCTGAGCTATCGCAAACGCTATTTGGCATATTGTTTCCGGCCAGAGTAAATAATACTTTGCTGATAGTTCCTGATGGATTACTCAACTTTGTTCCCTTTGAAGCACTGCTTACTGCAAAGCCACCTTCTGCAGACTATAGCCAATGGCCGTGGCTGATCAATAGTAATCCGGTGTTTTATCAATATTCCGGAACCCTTTATTTGCACGATTTTGGGCAAGACAGGTTTGCAGACGATAAGGTGCTGGGTTTTTTCCCGCGTTTTGCTGACTCTGAACGTTTCTTAAAATATTCTAAAAACGAGCTTGAGGGGATTCGTAAGCATTTTGATGGAAATTTCCTTAGCGATGAAAAGGCAACTAAACAGGCTTTTTTTAATCATGCTTCTGATTACTCTATCATCCATCTTTCTACCCATGCTAAACCCGGAGGACTTTATGAACCGCCTTCCGTAGCCTTTGTGGATTCCGCCTTACATCTGCCGGAGGTACTCGGGCTTAATTTGCATACTCAACTTTTGGTGCTGGGTGCCTGCGAAACAGGGATTGGTAAGCTATATAAAGGTGAAGGACCTTTAAGCCTGGCCAGCGGCTTTTCACATGCCGGTGTCAAAAATATAGTGCTATCGTTATGGGAGGTAAATGATCTCTCCACCTCTTGGCTTATGACGGATTTTTACAAATCCTATGAAGAGCAGCCTAAGGCACACATGGCGTTGCACCAGGCCAAACTGGCTTATTTACAGAATGATGAGATAGCCATGGATAAAAAATCGCCCTACTACTGGGCATCGTTTGTTTACTATGGACAAAGTGAGGCAAAAGATGCAGTCCGTGCATCAGGATATGGTATGCATATGATTTTTGTGGCAGTTGCCCTTATCGTGATGGTATTATACTTATATTACAGGCGACGGTGA
- a CDS encoding PKD domain-containing protein: MQRIIIFITILSLGHTARGQLVTDTTTRKAEILFNQYDNKVEFQADTPPLVQISGAPEAFYTYFWEFGDGHFSFEEKPEHVYNDKGEYQVRLQVTNNYDNGKPPPSRPKTLKVGEVNQQTSPLSMEGDFQGLAMLKTREPVPNEDMVVVMRYKNDLGYASNGKLYIYYNERKFKANNFEIADVRTHHNEKPAEDMLLSAHFNTNAMFASHEAWALAGMGAGMFPFYRSPGDSVRNHVFITEEESEREFRDKLIFKFENLVPKEERNIFFTIKTTPEMIKDTSAIVKIRGVFVPDERSESHQVRDLEMEITTSHDPNKMAVSDTRINYRLADKKRLKYKVRFQNNGEGPATTIRLDVDVPSIIDRSTLKLLDTYPECPVCPDSDSLTVSYSCIDTVFSEKQISFIFNNIYLPGSNQEGVHKYDSTKGFVRYSVKLKDKAPKINSASRTAIIFDKNEPILTNYSKTHFKPGLSLGAMIGYNSVATLDNSQNYFLGITASPYKPHRGYLQAELQVSKGTFESSRNYEIRTQLEPGIDIMELTQVDEQTDFEYMDITLVPVSYRYNLNRFIGVGGGVQISGRLYEEYEQTSDYEYFLEFPQNRIEPNQDKPAETFITSKKDRTTELNPGVFVGVNLGSARIGPSVGMRYIWQVNEPRNVWAFYLQWKF, from the coding sequence ATGCAACGGATCATCATTTTCATTACCATACTTTCGCTCGGTCATACGGCGAGAGGCCAGCTAGTAACGGATACTACAACCCGAAAGGCTGAAATACTATTCAACCAATATGACAATAAAGTGGAGTTCCAGGCCGACACGCCCCCTCTGGTACAGATCTCCGGCGCCCCGGAGGCGTTTTATACTTATTTCTGGGAGTTTGGGGATGGCCATTTCAGCTTTGAGGAAAAACCTGAACATGTTTATAATGATAAAGGCGAATATCAGGTAAGGCTCCAGGTGACCAATAACTATGACAATGGCAAGCCACCACCCAGCCGACCCAAAACCCTTAAGGTGGGTGAAGTTAACCAGCAGACGAGCCCGCTTTCAATGGAAGGTGACTTTCAGGGACTCGCCATGTTGAAAACCAGAGAGCCAGTGCCCAATGAGGATATGGTAGTGGTAATGAGGTATAAAAATGACCTGGGCTATGCCTCTAACGGCAAACTATACATCTACTATAACGAACGGAAGTTTAAAGCCAATAATTTTGAAATTGCTGATGTAAGGACGCATCATAATGAAAAACCGGCAGAAGATATGTTGTTGTCTGCCCATTTTAATACCAACGCCATGTTTGCATCCCATGAGGCCTGGGCATTAGCAGGTATGGGAGCAGGCATGTTCCCATTCTACCGGTCGCCCGGTGATTCTGTCAGAAATCATGTTTTTATTACCGAAGAGGAGTCGGAGAGGGAGTTTAGGGATAAGCTGATCTTTAAGTTTGAAAACCTGGTTCCAAAAGAAGAACGCAATATATTTTTCACCATTAAAACAACCCCTGAAATGATCAAAGATACCAGTGCTATCGTCAAGATCAGGGGAGTGTTTGTACCGGATGAAAGGTCGGAGAGCCACCAGGTCCGGGATCTGGAGATGGAGATTACGACCTCGCATGATCCCAACAAAATGGCAGTTTCCGATACACGTATTAACTATCGCCTGGCGGATAAAAAGAGGTTGAAGTACAAAGTACGGTTTCAAAATAATGGCGAGGGACCAGCCACTACCATCAGGCTGGATGTTGATGTGCCTTCCATCATTGATAGAAGCACCCTCAAATTGCTGGACACCTACCCTGAGTGCCCTGTTTGTCCGGATAGTGATTCATTGACCGTAAGCTATAGCTGCATCGATACGGTCTTTTCTGAAAAGCAGATCTCATTCATATTCAACAACATATACTTGCCTGGCAGCAACCAGGAAGGAGTGCACAAGTACGATTCCACCAAAGGGTTTGTAAGGTACAGTGTGAAATTGAAGGACAAAGCTCCTAAAATTAATTCTGCGAGCCGTACGGCTATCATATTTGATAAGAATGAGCCAATTCTTACTAATTATAGCAAGACCCATTTTAAACCGGGATTGTCATTGGGAGCAATGATTGGGTATAATTCGGTGGCAACGCTGGATAATAGCCAGAATTACTTTCTTGGCATTACAGCCTCGCCATACAAGCCCCACCGTGGGTACCTGCAGGCCGAACTTCAGGTGAGCAAAGGTACTTTTGAGAGCAGCCGGAACTATGAAATCCGGACTCAACTGGAGCCGGGCATAGACATCATGGAGCTTACCCAGGTAGATGAACAGACAGATTTTGAATATATGGACATTACACTGGTTCCGGTATCGTACAGGTATAACCTTAACCGTTTTATAGGTGTTGGTGGAGGCGTACAGATCTCCGGCAGATTGTACGAAGAATACGAGCAAACATCAGATTACGAGTACTTTCTGGAGTTTCCGCAAAATCGCATTGAGCCTAACCAGGACAAACCTGCCGAAACTTTTATTACCAGTAAAAAGGACCGTACAACTGAGCTTAATCCCGGTGTCTTTGTGGGGGTAAACCTGGGCTCGGCCAGAATAGGGCCAAGTGTTGGTATGCGGTACATCTGGCAGGTGAATGAGCCCCGGAATGTGTGGGCATTTTATCTGCAATGGAAGTTTTAA
- a CDS encoding RNA polymerase sigma factor, producing the protein MDSPKAHSDQRYIEALLQNDSAVIREIYEKFSGKVVSFIKKNSGDENDARDVIQETLIVIYRQAFEKKLVLTCPFDAYFFLLCKRRWWNKLKNTDRLEVTIEEDLASVDRQSEQTADNTELYELKSKLLADKLNALSEKCRELIKLTMQTDSMKAVAEKLGVSYAYVRKKKSLCMGHLTDLVRESKEFKNLNEL; encoded by the coding sequence ATGGATAGCCCCAAAGCCCATAGCGACCAAAGGTATATAGAAGCGCTCCTGCAAAATGACAGCGCAGTGATCCGGGAGATCTATGAGAAATTTTCCGGCAAGGTAGTATCGTTTATAAAAAAGAACAGTGGAGATGAAAATGACGCAAGGGATGTTATCCAGGAAACATTAATAGTTATATACCGGCAGGCCTTTGAAAAAAAACTGGTACTCACCTGCCCTTTTGATGCCTACTTTTTTTTGTTGTGCAAAAGACGGTGGTGGAACAAACTGAAAAATACCGACCGCCTGGAGGTAACAATTGAAGAGGATCTTGCATCTGTAGACAGACAAAGCGAACAAACAGCAGACAATACAGAACTGTATGAACTGAAAAGTAAGCTACTGGCTGACAAGTTGAATGCCCTGAGTGAGAAGTGCCGTGAACTGATAAAGTTGACCATGCAGACAGATTCTATGAAAGCTGTTGCTGAAAAACTTGGGGTATCCTATGCCTATGTAAGAAAGAAAAAGTCCTTATGCATGGGACATTTAACCGATCTGGTTCGTGAGTCGAAAGAGTTTAAGAACCTTAACGAATTGTAA